A genomic region of Prochlorococcus marinus XMU1405 contains the following coding sequences:
- a CDS encoding MFS transporter — protein sequence MKESLLKPNKKFTLLSAFITLLNDRLSESILLPILPSFVLLFDSKASTYGLLSCTYQLAQFTASPFIGLMSDRYGRRPVTLFCITGSVIGISILSFTVLFNWSNSIATIPLFLLFLARLIDGLSGGTAATATTILADISSPEKRAKTFGLIGVAFGLSFFLGNIFVVIFARNTNNNFIIPVLIASIIPIINFLLVFFYLPETKPNSEINKSTTALKNPLKALFTVFKEEKIKKLSLAFFIYFIAFTGLTNILIFFLQESLNWTTKASSGTLVVVGIIAIIVQGGLIGPLVKQFGEMRLTLIGSGFILVACALLITAPKENATINIYSAVSFLAVGAGLITPTLRALISKKLDVDKQGSILSNLQGLQSLGGVLGIAMAGRVYDSFGPKSPFIAGSIILLFMIYLIAEGKNNNSFSNQNSKVS from the coding sequence GTGAAAGAAAGTTTATTAAAACCAAATAAAAAATTTACTCTACTTAGTGCGTTTATCACTCTTCTAAATGATCGTTTAAGTGAAAGTATACTGTTACCCATATTACCCTCTTTTGTTTTACTTTTTGACTCTAAAGCAAGTACATATGGTTTATTATCATGCACTTACCAATTAGCTCAATTTACAGCTTCTCCTTTTATAGGACTTATGAGTGATAGATATGGAAGAAGACCTGTCACTCTTTTTTGTATTACTGGTTCAGTAATAGGAATATCAATATTATCTTTTACAGTTCTTTTTAATTGGTCAAATTCAATAGCCACTATCCCGTTATTTTTATTATTTTTAGCGAGACTTATTGACGGTTTAAGTGGAGGGACTGCAGCTACTGCAACAACAATTCTTGCAGATATTTCAAGCCCTGAAAAAAGAGCAAAAACATTTGGTCTTATTGGTGTAGCTTTTGGCTTAAGTTTTTTCTTAGGTAATATTTTTGTTGTAATTTTTGCAAGAAATACAAATAATAATTTTATTATTCCAGTTTTGATAGCCTCAATTATCCCAATAATAAATTTTCTTCTTGTATTTTTTTACTTACCAGAAACCAAGCCTAATAGTGAAATAAATAAATCAACAACTGCTTTAAAAAACCCTTTAAAAGCTCTATTTACAGTTTTCAAAGAAGAAAAGATTAAAAAATTATCATTAGCTTTCTTTATTTACTTTATTGCTTTTACTGGATTGACAAATATCCTTATATTTTTCCTCCAAGAATCTTTAAACTGGACGACCAAAGCATCAAGCGGAACTCTTGTTGTAGTAGGAATCATTGCGATTATCGTTCAGGGAGGATTAATTGGGCCTCTGGTAAAGCAATTTGGCGAAATGCGATTAACACTTATCGGATCAGGCTTTATTCTTGTGGCGTGTGCTCTTTTAATAACTGCTCCAAAAGAAAATGCGACAATTAATATTTATTCAGCTGTTTCATTTTTAGCTGTTGGGGCAGGATTAATTACGCCCACGTTAAGAGCACTAATATCAAAGAAATTAGACGTTGATAAACAAGGCTCAATTCTAAGTAACCTTCAAGGTCTGCAGAGTCTTGGAGGAGTTTTAGGAATTGCAATGGCAGGGAGGGTTTATGATAGTTTTGGTCCTAAATCACCTTTTATAGCTGGTTCCATTATCTTACTTTTCATGATATACCTTATTGCAGAGGGTAAAAACAATAATTCTTTTAGCAATCAAAATTCAAAAGTATCTTAA
- the ppk1 gene encoding polyphosphate kinase 1 — MKSQVDVFINRELSWIEFNKRVLLTGMEKEYKILDKVKFCSIFSNNLDEFFMVRVASLKAQVEAEITKKSIDGLTPKEQLKKINNEIKKLTILQENYVNNELKNELKEKGVILKKYKDLSENQRNWCNNFFTTSIFPLLTPLVVDPAHPFPFISNLSLNLAALIKDEEDSKNQFVRVKIPTKNIPRFIRIPNEITQLSDESFYYFISVEDLIGNNINTLFNGMECINYSFFRVTRDADLELKELEADDLLLAVEQSLQKRRLGGDVVRLEVESDMPENILKLLIESISIQKEYIYFCKSLLGLDDLNQLTKIDRDDLKENLLIGKTHPELKHLDLPSNKNLNSIFKILRKKNILLHHPYDLFKTSVEEFINKAADDPLVMAIKITLYRVSQDSPIIAALMRAAENGKEVMTLVELKARFDEDNNIQWAKQLEQAGIHVVYGIIGFKTHTKIALIVRKEKGRLRNYFHIGTGNYNSNTSKFYTDLGLLSTDPDIASDLLELFNYLSGFSKQKSYQKLLVSPSSMREKFIFLIKREIKNAEEGKKAEIVAKMNSLVDPEIIKLLYLASESGVKISLIIRGICCLYPQRKNLSENIKVISIIGHFLEHSRIFWFCNNGDNQVFIGSADWMRRNLDRRIEAVTPIEDYELKSKIYRLLQTYIKDNYFSWIMKDDGSYSKNELDSSHNRSQIDLIEK, encoded by the coding sequence ATGAAAAGCCAGGTTGATGTTTTTATTAATAGAGAATTAAGTTGGATTGAATTCAATAAAAGAGTACTCCTAACTGGTATGGAAAAGGAGTACAAAATCCTAGATAAAGTAAAATTTTGTTCAATTTTTAGTAATAATCTTGATGAATTTTTCATGGTAAGGGTAGCTTCGTTAAAGGCTCAAGTTGAAGCAGAAATTACTAAAAAAAGTATTGACGGACTTACCCCTAAAGAGCAATTAAAAAAAATCAATAATGAAATAAAAAAGTTAACTATCCTCCAAGAAAACTATGTAAATAATGAATTAAAAAATGAATTAAAAGAAAAAGGTGTAATTTTAAAAAAATATAAGGACCTAAGTGAAAATCAAAGAAATTGGTGTAATAACTTCTTTACAACATCTATTTTCCCTTTATTAACTCCATTAGTTGTTGATCCGGCACATCCATTTCCTTTTATAAGTAATTTAAGTCTAAATTTAGCAGCTTTAATAAAAGATGAGGAGGATTCTAAAAATCAGTTTGTCAGAGTAAAAATACCAACAAAAAATATACCTCGATTTATACGAATTCCCAATGAAATTACTCAACTTAGTGATGAAAGTTTTTACTATTTCATAAGTGTTGAAGATTTAATTGGGAATAATATAAATACTTTATTTAACGGAATGGAATGTATAAATTACTCTTTTTTTAGAGTGACAAGAGATGCAGATTTAGAATTAAAAGAACTTGAAGCGGATGATCTACTTTTAGCTGTTGAACAAAGTTTGCAAAAAAGAAGATTAGGTGGAGACGTAGTTAGATTAGAAGTGGAGTCAGATATGCCAGAAAATATTCTAAAGTTACTTATTGAAAGTATCTCAATACAGAAAGAATATATATACTTTTGCAAAAGTTTATTAGGCCTAGACGATTTAAATCAGCTTACAAAAATTGATAGAGATGATTTAAAAGAAAATCTACTAATTGGAAAAACTCACCCAGAATTAAAACATTTAGATTTGCCTTCAAACAAAAACCTTAATTCTATTTTCAAGATACTTAGAAAAAAAAATATTCTGCTTCATCATCCCTATGACTTATTTAAAACTTCAGTTGAAGAATTTATAAACAAAGCAGCTGATGATCCACTTGTAATGGCTATAAAAATTACTTTATATCGAGTTTCCCAAGATTCCCCTATCATTGCAGCTTTAATGAGAGCTGCAGAGAATGGGAAAGAAGTAATGACTCTTGTTGAACTAAAAGCAAGATTTGATGAAGACAATAATATTCAATGGGCAAAACAACTTGAACAAGCTGGAATTCATGTTGTATATGGAATCATCGGATTTAAAACACATACAAAAATTGCCTTAATAGTAAGAAAAGAGAAAGGACGATTAAGGAATTATTTCCATATTGGAACAGGAAATTATAATTCTAATACTTCAAAGTTTTATACAGATTTAGGATTACTTTCAACGGATCCTGATATTGCATCTGATTTACTTGAGCTATTTAACTACTTATCTGGTTTTTCTAAACAAAAAAGTTATCAAAAGTTATTAGTTTCCCCCTCATCGATGAGAGAGAAATTTATATTTCTGATAAAGAGAGAAATTAAAAATGCAGAGGAAGGCAAAAAAGCCGAAATAGTAGCAAAAATGAACTCTTTAGTAGACCCAGAAATAATTAAACTTCTTTATTTAGCTTCAGAATCAGGTGTAAAAATTAGCCTCATCATAAGAGGTATTTGTTGCCTATATCCCCAAAGAAAAAATTTAAGTGAAAATATTAAAGTTATAAGCATTATTGGCCATTTTCTTGAACACTCAAGAATTTTTTGGTTTTGTAATAATGGGGATAATCAGGTTTTTATAGGGAGTGCAGATTGGATGAGAAGAAATCTTGATAGAAGAATAGAAGCTGTTACTCCTATAGAGGATTATGAATTGAAATCTAAAATATACAGGCTTTTGCAAACTTACATTAAAGATAATTACTTTTCTTGGATAATGAAAGATGATGGTTCATATTCGAAAAATGAATTAGATTCATCGCATAATCGTTCGCAAATTGACCTCATAGAAAAATAA
- a CDS encoding RpoD/SigA family RNA polymerase sigma factor, with protein sequence MGIPLESAKSSSDNNFDEPRLPNTAGKPRKSKSSLTAKQSQKKSGRLASDSIGYYLSSIGRVPLLTPAEEIELAHHVQNMKKLLQIPETDRTQRNLYQIKIGKRARDRMMAANLRLVVSVAKKYQNQGLELLDLVQEGAIGLERAVDKFDPAMGYKFSTYAYWWIRQGMTRAIDNSARTIRLPIHISEKLSKMRRVSRELSHKFGRQPTRLEMAIEMGIDQKDLEDLISQSAPCASLDAHARGEEDRSTLGELIPDPNCEEPMEGMDRTIQKEHLGTWLSQLNEREQKIMKLRFGLDGEEPLTLAEIGRQINVSRERVRQLEAKAILKLRVMTTHQKAA encoded by the coding sequence ATGGGGATCCCTCTGGAATCTGCGAAAAGCTCTTCAGATAATAATTTTGATGAGCCAAGATTACCAAACACTGCGGGCAAGCCTCGCAAATCGAAATCCAGTCTTACGGCAAAACAAAGCCAAAAAAAATCTGGCAGACTCGCTTCAGATTCTATTGGCTATTACTTAAGTAGCATTGGAAGAGTACCTCTATTGACTCCTGCAGAGGAAATAGAGTTAGCCCATCATGTTCAAAACATGAAAAAGTTACTACAAATTCCTGAAACTGATAGAACCCAACGAAATCTTTATCAAATTAAGATTGGCAAAAGAGCAAGAGATAGAATGATGGCAGCTAATCTAAGGCTCGTTGTCTCGGTTGCAAAAAAATACCAAAACCAAGGGCTTGAATTATTAGATCTTGTCCAGGAAGGAGCTATTGGCCTTGAAAGAGCTGTAGATAAATTTGATCCTGCAATGGGATATAAATTCTCAACTTATGCCTACTGGTGGATTAGACAAGGAATGACGAGGGCAATTGATAACAGTGCTAGAACCATCCGTTTGCCTATTCACATAAGTGAAAAACTGTCCAAAATGAGAAGAGTCTCTAGAGAGTTATCGCATAAATTTGGCAGACAACCTACAAGATTGGAAATGGCAATTGAGATGGGAATTGATCAAAAAGATTTAGAAGATTTAATTTCTCAAAGTGCTCCTTGCGCCTCCCTAGATGCACATGCAAGAGGGGAAGAAGACAGAAGTACTCTTGGTGAACTCATACCTGATCCAAACTGTGAAGAGCCTATGGAGGGTATGGATAGAACTATTCAAAAAGAGCATTTAGGAACTTGGCTTTCTCAATTAAATGAAAGAGAGCAAAAAATCATGAAGCTCAGATTTGGGCTAGATGGTGAAGAACCCTTAACACTCGCAGAAATAGGAAGGCAAATTAATGTATCACGAGAAAGAGTAAGGCAACTAGAAGCTAAAGCAATATTAAAGCTGCGAGTAATGACAACTCATCAAAAAGCAGCTTAA
- a CDS encoding diacylglycerol/polyprenol kinase family protein, giving the protein MIKFTVILLYLFSIFLISIVFKKYNEDSREIVRKIIHIGIGPLIPIAQFLKINQNSALIFTGIVSLMVFINYNYKLFPTIEDVERKSYGTLFYCLSLFILIYLFWDKDPYALISGFFIMTFGDGLAGLIGKSFNSKSWIFFKQKKSLYGTITMFLTSLIVVCSIGYSQQNSLNLNYFTIAFIATLLEQFSLLGIDNFIVPISSALFFNFFITS; this is encoded by the coding sequence TTGATAAAATTTACTGTAATTTTATTATATTTATTTTCAATTTTTTTAATATCAATAGTTTTTAAAAAATATAATGAAGATAGCAGAGAAATCGTCAGAAAAATAATACATATTGGAATAGGACCTTTAATACCAATTGCTCAATTTTTAAAAATTAATCAAAACTCTGCTCTAATTTTTACAGGAATTGTTTCATTAATGGTTTTCATCAATTACAACTATAAATTATTTCCAACAATTGAGGATGTTGAGAGAAAAAGTTATGGGACATTATTTTATTGTCTAAGTTTATTTATTTTGATTTATCTTTTCTGGGATAAGGATCCATATGCACTAATTAGTGGATTTTTCATAATGACTTTTGGTGATGGATTAGCTGGATTAATAGGAAAAAGCTTTAATTCAAAGAGTTGGATTTTTTTTAAACAAAAAAAATCTTTATATGGAACTATAACAATGTTTTTAACAAGTTTGATAGTAGTTTGCTCAATAGGATACTCTCAACAAAATAGTCTAAACTTAAATTATTTTACAATAGCTTTTATTGCAACTTTGCTCGAACAATTTAGTCTTCTAGGAATAGATAATTTCATAGTTCCAATCTCTTCAGCATTATTTTTTAATTTTTTTATAACTAGCTAA
- a CDS encoding 3-deoxy-7-phosphoheptulonate synthase: protein MTTSSNNSALEKTSDLHVLETRPLIPPSRLHNDIPLDHDSANTVSKTRRSIQNILHHNDQKLLVIVGPCSIHDLEAAKEYSKYIQKFREMYKDKLEIIMRVYFEKPRTTIGWKGLINDPHLDDSYDINTGLRRARSLLSYLATRDIPSATELLDPIVPQYIADLISWTAIGARTTESQTHREMASGLSMPIGFKNGTDGSFTTAINAMQSASKSHHFLGVNENGMASIVNTTGNPDGHIVLRGGSKGPNFESDHVQRISAELRQCNLPHKVMIDCSHGNSNKDFRKQSEVLKNVASQISNGEKNILGVMLESHLEEGNQKLLKKEDLQFGRSITDACIDIETTKELIAILYDSLS, encoded by the coding sequence ATGACGACATCATCAAATAATTCAGCTTTAGAAAAGACATCAGATTTACATGTTCTTGAAACACGTCCATTAATACCTCCAAGCAGATTACATAATGATATACCTTTAGATCACGATTCTGCTAATACAGTATCTAAAACAAGAAGATCGATACAAAATATTTTGCATCATAATGATCAGAAGCTTTTAGTAATTGTAGGTCCATGTTCAATTCATGATCTTGAGGCGGCAAAGGAATATTCAAAATATATTCAAAAATTCCGAGAAATGTATAAAGATAAATTAGAAATAATTATGAGAGTATATTTTGAAAAACCAAGAACAACTATTGGTTGGAAGGGATTAATAAATGATCCTCATCTAGATGATTCTTATGATATTAATACTGGTTTAAGAAGGGCAAGAAGTTTGCTTTCATATTTAGCAACTCGTGACATACCTTCTGCTACAGAATTACTAGATCCAATTGTTCCTCAATATATTGCCGATTTAATAAGTTGGACAGCCATAGGTGCACGGACTACAGAAAGTCAAACTCATAGAGAAATGGCATCAGGATTATCAATGCCTATAGGTTTTAAAAATGGAACGGATGGTTCTTTTACTACTGCAATTAATGCAATGCAGTCAGCTTCAAAATCCCATCACTTCTTAGGTGTAAATGAAAATGGAATGGCTTCTATAGTTAATACTACAGGAAATCCAGATGGACATATAGTTTTAAGGGGCGGTTCAAAAGGCCCAAATTTCGAAAGTGATCATGTACAAAGAATTTCAGCAGAATTGAGGCAGTGTAATCTTCCCCATAAAGTGATGATTGATTGTAGTCATGGAAATTCCAATAAAGATTTTCGAAAACAGTCGGAAGTGCTAAAAAATGTAGCTTCTCAAATTAGTAATGGTGAAAAAAATATTTTAGGAGTTATGCTTGAAAGTCATTTGGAGGAAGGAAATCAAAAACTTTTAAAAAAAGAAGATCTCCAGTTTGGCAGAAGCATTACAGATGCATGTATAGATATAGAAACAACAAAAGAATTAATCGCTATTTTATACGATTCACTTAGCTAG
- the acnB gene encoding bifunctional aconitate hydratase 2/2-methylisocitrate dehydratase has product MKNLETLLKDYADHVAERTAKGIPPLPLNAEQTNCITKLLEQDSTYDSSYLLDLLINRVPPGVDEAAYVKASWLTAIVNSEKYCKSINPEKAIEILGTMIGGYNVNSLVEILKGENSLLAKKAAEVLKNIILVYDSANEIYELSQNNIYAKEVVNSWANAEWFINKKVLEKEITCLVFKVDGETNTDDLSPAVHATTRPDIPMHALAMLEFKKPDGLKILDNLKKQNLPIAYVGDVVGTGSSRKSAINSLIWHIGEDIAFVPNKKTGGIIIGSKIAPIFFNTAQDSGALPIEADVSQMKTGDVIKIYPYKGIIKKIEKNSNTEELISKFELYPSTLTDEIQAGGRINLMIGRSLTDKIRNKLDYQPSEIFTRPQNPTESSAGFTQAQKIVGKACGLDGVRPGMTCEPIMTTVGSQDTTGPMTRDELKELACLGFTADLVMQSFCHTAAYPKPVDLLTHKELPDFISQRGGVALKPGDGIIHSWLNRMLLPDTVGTGGDSHTRFPLGISFPGGSGIVAFAAAIGSMPLNMPASVLVKFKGELLPGITLRDLVNAIPLFAIKKGLLTVEKENKKNIFNGKIMEIEGLPNLKLEQAFELTDATAERSCAGSTILLSQETVEEYLKSNICLLEKMIESNYEDSKSISRRINDMKNWLKKPSLIQPDSNAQYEEIIEIDLAKVTQPIVACPNDPDNVKEITDVANTNIDEVFIGSCMTNIGHYRAAAKVLEGVQNLKAKLWICPPTKMDEETLKAEGYYKIFENCGARLELPGCSLCMGNQARVDEGSVVFSTSTRNFDNRLGKNAQVFLGSAELAAVCALLGKIPEIEEYQDITKNKINPYSDELYRYLQFDEIHDFSLTK; this is encoded by the coding sequence ATGAAGAATTTGGAAACATTGCTAAAAGATTATGCAGATCATGTAGCTGAAAGAACTGCCAAAGGTATACCTCCTTTACCTTTAAATGCTGAACAAACAAATTGTATTACAAAATTATTAGAACAAGATAGTACTTACGATTCATCTTATTTACTTGATTTACTAATAAATAGAGTGCCCCCAGGAGTTGATGAGGCTGCTTATGTAAAAGCAAGCTGGCTTACGGCTATTGTTAATTCCGAAAAATATTGCAAATCAATTAATCCCGAAAAAGCAATTGAAATACTAGGAACAATGATAGGAGGATACAATGTAAATTCTTTGGTTGAAATACTTAAAGGAGAAAATAGTTTACTCGCAAAAAAAGCGGCAGAAGTTTTAAAAAATATTATTCTTGTTTACGACTCGGCTAATGAAATTTATGAATTATCTCAAAATAATATTTATGCAAAAGAAGTTGTAAATAGTTGGGCAAATGCAGAATGGTTCATAAATAAAAAAGTTCTGGAGAAAGAGATTACTTGTTTAGTATTTAAAGTTGACGGTGAGACAAATACAGACGACTTATCTCCAGCTGTACATGCAACAACACGCCCGGATATTCCAATGCATGCATTAGCTATGTTGGAATTTAAAAAACCTGATGGACTAAAGATTCTTGATAATTTAAAAAAACAAAATTTACCAATAGCTTATGTTGGAGATGTTGTTGGAACAGGGAGTTCTAGAAAATCTGCTATTAATTCACTCATTTGGCATATAGGAGAAGATATCGCTTTTGTTCCCAACAAAAAAACAGGTGGAATAATAATTGGCAGCAAAATAGCCCCAATTTTCTTCAATACTGCACAAGATTCAGGAGCTTTACCTATAGAAGCTGACGTATCTCAAATGAAAACAGGAGATGTTATTAAAATATATCCCTATAAAGGCATTATTAAAAAAATTGAAAAAAATTCAAATACTGAAGAATTAATAAGCAAATTCGAGTTGTATCCATCAACTCTTACTGATGAAATTCAAGCTGGCGGAAGAATTAATCTTATGATTGGAAGATCTCTTACGGACAAAATTAGAAACAAATTAGATTATCAACCAAGTGAAATATTTACTAGACCACAAAATCCAACCGAAAGTAGTGCCGGATTTACTCAAGCTCAAAAAATAGTAGGCAAAGCATGCGGTTTAGATGGGGTTAGGCCAGGAATGACCTGTGAGCCAATTATGACCACAGTTGGTAGTCAAGATACTACTGGGCCAATGACTAGAGATGAATTAAAAGAACTAGCTTGTTTAGGATTTACTGCAGATTTAGTGATGCAAAGTTTTTGTCATACAGCTGCATATCCTAAACCAGTAGATCTACTTACCCATAAAGAATTACCTGATTTTATATCTCAAAGAGGTGGAGTAGCTCTTAAGCCTGGAGACGGAATCATTCATAGCTGGCTTAACAGAATGCTTCTCCCTGATACTGTTGGCACAGGTGGAGATAGTCATACAAGATTTCCTCTTGGCATTTCATTTCCTGGAGGCTCAGGCATTGTTGCATTTGCCGCTGCAATAGGATCAATGCCATTAAATATGCCGGCGTCTGTGCTGGTTAAATTTAAGGGAGAATTATTACCAGGAATTACTCTTAGAGATTTAGTTAATGCAATCCCTCTCTTCGCAATTAAAAAAGGACTCTTAACTGTTGAGAAAGAAAATAAGAAAAATATATTCAACGGGAAAATTATGGAAATTGAGGGATTACCAAACCTAAAACTTGAACAAGCTTTTGAACTTACTGATGCTACTGCAGAACGCTCATGCGCTGGTAGCACAATACTTTTATCCCAAGAAACTGTTGAAGAATATTTAAAAAGCAATATTTGCCTGCTAGAAAAAATGATCGAGAGCAATTATGAAGATTCAAAATCGATTTCAAGAAGAATAAATGATATGAAAAATTGGTTAAAAAAGCCATCATTAATTCAACCAGATTCAAACGCTCAGTATGAAGAAATCATTGAAATTGATTTAGCAAAAGTAACACAACCTATAGTTGCTTGCCCTAATGATCCAGATAATGTAAAAGAAATAACTGATGTTGCAAATACAAATATTGACGAAGTTTTTATAGGTTCTTGCATGACAAATATTGGTCATTACAGGGCAGCTGCAAAAGTTCTTGAAGGAGTACAAAATTTAAAAGCTAAATTATGGATTTGTCCACCAACAAAGATGGATGAAGAAACTCTAAAAGCTGAAGGCTACTATAAAATATTCGAAAATTGTGGTGCAAGATTAGAGTTGCCAGGCTGTTCTTTATGTATGGGAAATCAAGCTAGAGTTGATGAAGGTTCTGTAGTATTTTCTACCAGTACAAGAAATTTTGATAATAGACTTGGCAAGAATGCGCAAGTATTTTTAGGGAGTGCAGAATTGGCAGCAGTTTGTGCACTGCTTGGAAAAATACCTGAAATAGAAGAATATCAGGATATTACTAAAAATAAAATTAATCCATATTCAGATGAACTTTATCGCTATCTTCAATTTGATGAAATACACGATTTCAGCTTGACAAAGTAA
- a CDS encoding ClC family H(+)/Cl(-) exchange transporter has translation MPNFIKDNIQKTSNNSSRSIKKLLKQRSLVVAFSLLLTGLGASITSISFKTGIYFINNWRLALLDQFPSIAVLPIFGALGGAIAGYLIKNIAPAAKGSGVSQIMGFLRHKKVPMNLKVGLVKLISGIIAIGSGFPLGPEGPSVQMGGSVAWQMAKWLKAPTAFRRVIVAAGGGAGIAAVFSAPLGGFIYAIEELLNSARPVILLLVLITTFIADSSADIIQALGLDPKAGGFDFNLGFLIQREYDPSVFFLPVDFIYLVLLGIIIGIFAELYSRYVLLMQNLGKKWYKNKFVLKMSICGLILGSIYSFLPSTFHNLDELQKIIAEQNTSIGIALLAVLVLFITTGLAAASGAPGGLFYPMLTLGGSIGLIMGSWVEIATGHAPSTYIFAGMGAFVAGCSRTPITAMFLAFALTKNLLIMKPVLISCIASFLIARAFNEESIYERQIQIELED, from the coding sequence ATGCCAAACTTTATAAAAGATAATATTCAAAAAACAAGTAATAATTCTTCTCGTAGCATCAAAAAATTATTAAAACAAAGATCTTTAGTCGTTGCATTTTCGCTTTTATTAACGGGTCTAGGAGCTTCGATTACAAGCATATCTTTTAAAACTGGAATCTATTTTATTAATAATTGGAGATTAGCATTATTAGACCAATTCCCATCTATTGCAGTCTTACCTATTTTTGGAGCTCTAGGAGGAGCTATTGCAGGATATTTGATCAAAAATATAGCGCCTGCTGCAAAAGGTTCAGGTGTGAGTCAAATCATGGGTTTCTTAAGACATAAAAAAGTTCCAATGAATTTAAAAGTAGGATTAGTAAAGCTCATATCAGGAATTATTGCGATTGGTAGTGGATTCCCTTTGGGTCCAGAGGGTCCATCAGTTCAAATGGGAGGATCCGTAGCTTGGCAAATGGCCAAGTGGCTCAAAGCTCCTACAGCTTTCAGAAGAGTAATAGTAGCAGCAGGTGGTGGTGCTGGAATAGCTGCAGTATTTAGCGCTCCATTAGGAGGTTTTATCTATGCAATAGAGGAGTTATTAAACTCTGCTAGACCAGTAATTTTATTATTAGTATTAATTACAACTTTTATTGCAGATTCATCTGCTGATATTATTCAAGCCTTGGGTTTAGATCCTAAAGCAGGAGGCTTTGATTTTAACCTCGGATTTTTGATTCAAAGAGAATATGACCCATCAGTTTTTTTCTTACCTGTAGATTTTATTTACTTAGTTTTACTAGGAATAATTATTGGGATATTTGCAGAATTGTACAGCAGATATGTTTTGTTAATGCAAAATCTTGGGAAAAAGTGGTATAAAAATAAATTTGTTTTAAAAATGAGTATCTGTGGACTTATTTTAGGAAGTATCTACTCTTTTTTACCCAGTACATTTCATAATTTAGATGAATTACAGAAAATAATAGCTGAACAAAATACAAGTATTGGAATTGCTTTATTAGCAGTTTTAGTACTATTTATCACAACAGGTTTAGCTGCAGCATCCGGAGCTCCTGGAGGATTATTCTATCCAATGCTTACTTTAGGAGGGTCAATCGGACTAATAATGGGGAGCTGGGTGGAAATTGCTACAGGACATGCACCAAGTACATACATTTTTGCGGGAATGGGAGCTTTCGTAGCAGGATGTTCGCGAACGCCAATAACAGCAATGTTTTTAGCTTTTGCTTTAACAAAAAATTTATTAATAATGAAACCTGTGTTAATCAGCTGCATTGCCAGTTTCTTGATAGCAAGAGCTTTTAATGAAGAATCAATTTATGAAAGACAAATACAAATAGAATTAGAAGACTAA